One part of the Ziziphus jujuba cultivar Dongzao chromosome 2, ASM3175591v1 genome encodes these proteins:
- the LOC107425409 gene encoding cytochrome P450 71AU50-like, which translates to MTCRMVFGKKFADSEFNERGFKAVIQEAMQLGAAPNLGDYIPQIAPLDLQGLTKKMKKVGKAFDDFFEKIIDEHVQCKDEDKNKDFVDVMLGFLGSQDSEYRIERPNIKGIMLDMLVASIDTASTTIDWAISELIKNPNTMKTIQKELENKVGMDRTVEESDLESLDYLNMVVKETLRLHPPAPLLVPHASTEDCTINGFHIPKKARVFINAWTIGRDPDAWTDAEKFFPERFVGSNIDVRGRDFQLIPFGSGRRGCPGIQLGLTVVRLVLAQLVHCFDWELPDGMSSVELDMTEEFGLTVPRAKHLLAIPTYRLHK; encoded by the exons ATGACTTGCAGGATGGTTTTTGGGAAGAAGTTTGCTGACAGTGAATTCAATGAGAGGGGGTTTAAGGCCGTGATCCAAGAGGCTATGCAGTTGGGGGCGGCTCCCAACTTGGGAGATTATATTCCTCAGATTGCGCCATTAGATCTTCAGGGATTgacgaagaagatgaagaaggtaGGCAAGGCGTTTGATGATTTCTTTGAGAAGATCATCGATGAGCATGTTCAGTGTAAGGATGAAGATAAAAACAAGGACTTCGTTGATGTTATGTTGGGTTTTTTAGGATCACAAGATTCTGAATATCGTATTGAAAGGCCTAACATCAAAGGAATCATGTTG GACATGCTCGTAGCCTCCATTGACACAGCCTCAACAACAATAGATTGGGCAATCTCGGAACTCATCAAGAACCCCAACACAATGAAAACTATCCAAAAAGAGTTAGAAAACAAAGTGGGCATGGATAGGACAGTAGAAGAAAGTGACCTAGAAAGCCTGGACTATTTAAATATGGTGGTCAAAGAAACCTTAAGGCTACACCCACCTGCACCACTGTTGGTCCCCCATGCATCCACAGAAGACTGCACCATCAATGGCTTTCACATACCCAAGAAGGCCCGCGTCTTCATAAACGCATGGACAATTGGAAGAGACCCTGATGCATGGACGGATGCAGAAAAGTTCTTCCCGGAAAGGTTCGTCGGAAGCAATATTGATGTCCGGGGACGTGACTTTCAACTTATTCCGTTCGGATCGGGTAGGAGGGGTTGTCCCGGGATACAATTGGGTTTGACCGTTGTTCGATTGGTTTTGGCTCAGCTGGTGCATTGTTTTGATTGGGAACTCCCAGATGGGATGTCGTCGGTGGAGTTGGATATGACGGAGGAGTTTGGTTTGACGGTTCCTAGGGCTAAGCATTTACTGGCTATTCCTACCTATCGTCttcataaatga